The Homo sapiens chromosome 6 genomic scaffold, GRCh38.p14 alternate locus group ALT_REF_LOCI_6 HSCHR6_MHC_QBL_CTG1 nucleotide sequence TCAGCCACAGAGTAAAtctgaaagaaatacaaataataatattaataataacattttgttGGTTATATTATTtgaccacaataaaataatatatacaataactagaatttaaagcatatatatatataaagcaatatTATAGAATGGCAATTCTAGTCCTTGAAGGATTGTCTAAAAtcacagatataaaattaataaggCTTAAATAAAGGGTATGTACTTAAAGGGAATgcaatttttattcaaattacaAAGAGGTATTATTAAAACAACTTATTATGTACAAAGCACTGGGACATTAAACTGAATCATGAAGTAATGACTTCAACCTCACAAAACTTCTCGTCTTCTAGGGGAAGCTTAAAATAAGACCAAAATGGTGGAACCATTACAAATTACAATAATGTTGTAAGAAATAAAAGATCAATAAGACCAGCCAGAGAATGTGATCATAGAAATGCTCTTAAAGTTGACCTTTTTAACTAGAGATAAAAcatggaaaaggcaaaaacaaggaaaattgtGAGTGACATAATTCctcacagaggaaagaaaatttgcAAAAAGGATGTGTTCCATTTAACAAAAGAAACCCAATATGAGAGTTTTGTAAGCAATGTAAGCAAGATGAAGAATTAAATGGTATTAAGTTGGAGAGAGGATGAGGTAAATTTGCTTTCTTCAAAGTAAAAGGTTTGGGTGTAAATTCTAACCTAGTGAGGAGGGATTATATTATCCAACGTAatgtttttgtacatttattcaACACACTGCAACATATTCATCATCCTTACTAAATAATTGTTACACATGTTGTAAATAAAATCCAAGGAGTCCTGTATATTCATAAGGTTAATTAATCCTCACACCAACCATGCATATTAAATACCAACTTTATCCTCCTCTTGCATAAGATGAAACAGAGTTACAGAGAGTTATTTGCCCACAATAACATGCTTTGAATGGGAGAGCCAAAGTTTGGACAAAGGCAATCTGGGTCCAAAACCCTGACTCTTACTCTTATGTGATGATGCCTCTTGGTAATTCCGACAAGCTCAAGCTCTATCTAAGGAGGAGATAGACAAAGGGAGGAAAATCTGTGGCTGGATTTGGAGGATGTTCCAGGATAATGATTGAGAATAATGCATGGCCTTTTGTATGGTCTTTATTTGGGATTCCACAGGTACCAGGAAAGTCTCACTGGGTCCCATTCCCCTCATCGTTGGAACTGGAGCACATTCAAACTGGGCTTACTGCCTAGGAAGGAAGTTAATGTCTCTTCCAACCACAAACAGCAAGGGGTTGTTTTGAAAGTCCATGAAAGCTGAACTTGATTAGAATAAAGCATTGATTTGATGCAGCAGCCTTATGATGCAGAACAGGCTGGGTTACTATGTGTACAATTCCCCAGCTCAGATGTGGGAAATTATGTTTCCACATCGACCCTGTGCTCCCTGGGAAGAAGGTTCTCCACATGCTGAGTAGAGTGTGGTTGCTCCATTGGGTCGATGCCAGCTGCCTTTTTGTTCCTCCCCACCTCTGGCTTATCTGCTAACGCCCGTTGGAGAATCACTCTGAGAGATTCCTTCAGCCTTTTCTTTCTGAGGCTCcccacaaagaaataaatgataggGTTGGCGCTGCTGTTTATAATGAGGAACAAGGAAATTAAATAGGAGGTGGTGACAAACATTTTGAAATCTGTTATGAGGGGTGCCACGCTCAGGGGTAGGGCCCAGAGTAGGAACATGGGGGCCGAGATCTGCACCACCGCATAGACCCTGGTGGCCTTTTGCTGCTGGGAGCAGCACAGGAATCTAATGAGTAGAGTCAGACTCGACACACACATCACAAGTGAAAGGATAGCATGGAAGAGCCCAGAAAGCTTTAGAAATATGACACATGCCTTTACATGTTTCCAGTAAGTTAGGAAAAGTGATTTTACTATGTTGATGCAAAAAGGCAGGCCCCAGATGAGGGTGCAGACAACATTAGATGTGTATTTTGGGCGGTGGCATCTGTACCAGATGGggaagaggacacacacacaccgctCTGTGCTGATGGCCaccaggagacagagacacacctCAAAGGAGAAGGGAGACAATATGGCCAGGAAATCAGGGATAAAAAACACGACTCCATGATAAGTTAGCAGAGTCACCTGTAAGAACCCCACTGCCGAGCAGCAAAGATAGATCACGTCAGCAGCGACCAGGTGGAGGATGTATACCATGTAGGGATTCGTGGCCCCACAGCAAAGCAGCCAGAAGACAGTGCCATTCAATAAGACCCCACAGAGGGAGACCAGCACAGCCTTGGGGGCAATGATATTCAAGGGCAGGGCCTGCTGTCCCACTGCCATGCTCATCTGCATATGTATGGTTTCATTCGTCTCATTTTGAAGAAAGACGCCACAGAGCTGAGATACCAGGTTTGGGTTCTGTGCCTCCTGGTCACCACTGTGGAGACAAAGGCTACATGAGAGAGATATCTGTGACTCAGCAAACACTGTCCATCCAGCCCTCTGGCTGAACCAGCAAATTTTCCCCCAGACCATGGGGTGCTGGGACCTGAGTGGGCCACAACATCACAGTCAGGAGCAGTGGTCCATCTAGTGGTGTCCTCTGGCCTCAGACCCCTTGCCTCTACATTTTCCTAGGCTGGAATAGAACACCCATTGTTGGGTGTGCTTT carries:
- the MAS1L gene encoding mas-related G-protein coupled receptor MRG, coding for MVWGKICWFSQRAGWTVFAESQISLSCSLCLHSGDQEAQNPNLVSQLCGVFLQNETNETIHMQMSMAVGQQALPLNIIAPKAVLVSLCGVLLNGTVFWLLCCGATNPYMVYILHLVAADVIYLCCSAVGFLQVTLLTYHGVVFFIPDFLAILSPFSFEVCLCLLVAISTERCVCVLFPIWYRCHRPKYTSNVVCTLIWGLPFCINIVKSLFLTYWKHVKACVIFLKLSGLFHAILSLVMCVSSLTLLIRFLCCSQQQKATRVYAVVQISAPMFLLWALPLSVAPLITDFKMFVTTSYLISLFLIINSSANPIIYFFVGSLRKKRLKESLRVILQRALADKPEVGRNKKAAGIDPMEQPHSTQHVENLLPREHRVDVET